The DNA sequence ATAACCTCAATGGCTTTAAAATGTATTTCTTCAGCTTCCTCTTTAGAATCGTGTTTTCCGCCTTTTTCGGCATGTTCTTCTTCTTGAATAAAGATGAAATATTTATCACCATTTTTTACAATTGATGCTTTTGGCAGTGCCGGCACGGTAGCGCTATTAAGGTTTATATTGGCAGAAACATACATTCCGGAGATTAGTCCTTTAGCATCATCGGGATTTATTTTGGCGTGAACGGCAACTGTTTTACTTTCGTTAGAAAAAGATTTATTGATACCGAATATTTTACCCTTTATGGATTTATTGGATTGGTTGGTCAATATGAAATCGACTTCCTGACCTATTGAAATTGAGCCTAAATCTTTTTCATATACATTTAAATCCAAATGCATTTGACTGTTGTCAACTACTTCAAATAACGGAATTCCTGTTTCCGCAAATGCTCCTTTGGCAATACTGATCTTACCTACATAACCACTTATCGGTGATAGAATAGGGATTAATGCATTGTTGCTGTTTGGGCTAATATTAAGCGCCAGCAATTTGTTTTTTGCCGCTTGTGCTCGTGCTCGTTCTACAGCCAATTTTGCTTTGACCTCCTGAAATGTTTTTCGTGGATTTACATTTTCATCAGCCAATGTTTTTTGACGATTGTATTCTAATTGTAAATACTCGATATTGGCTGTAGCCGATTTGTATTCTTCTAACATTTCTACCACTTCCAGATTTTGAATAGTAGCCAGCACTTTGCCTTTGTTGACATAAGTACCTTCCAAAACTAAAATGTCTTTGACTGTACCTCCAAGTAATGTGGCAATTTTAGCGGAATTTTGAGGAGGAACCGTCGTATACCCATTTGCTTTAATGATCGTGTTAAGGTTACGGTTTTCCACCATTCCAAACTGAATGCCAACTGTTTTAAATTGAGCAGCCGTCAACATTACTTCATTTTCTAATTTCTCGTCTTCCTGAACCTCTTCGGTTTTTTTCTCATTACACGATGTTAGGAGTAATATGAGCATTAGAAGAAAGGCGACAGGGACAAACAGGAGGGTAAAACGCTTTGTTGTATTTTTTATATTTTTCATTATGATGAATATTAGTTATTAGAAATAGAAGGGAATTGTAAACGAATGGCACTTTGATTGTACATATTCAAAGTCTCGGCATATTGTTTTTTTATGTCAATGGCCTGATTTAAAAAACTGATATAAGTCCAATAGCTCATATCGCCATTTGAATAGCTTTTCTGGGCTGTTGTAATAATCTGCTCGGCATATTGCAGGCCTTCTTTTTGATAATAAGACAGCCCTTTTTGTTGTTTTTCAAAATCGTTATTCAATTCTTGTATTTGTAATTCCAAAGAGAATTTATTTTTCTCTAACTCCAATTCTGATTGTGTAATGTTTATCGCTGCGGCTTTGGCTCTAGCGGTATTAACGCCACCAAACAGCGGAATTTGTAAACCCGCCGTAAATCCCTGAAACAAAGATTTAGTATCAATGGTTTGTGCAAAGTACCCTAAACCCAGTTTTGGTGTTCGTAGTGCTTTATAGGTATTCGCTTCTTTCTGATACACCGAAATTTGTTGCTGATAGTACTCTGTCATTAGGTTTTCTACTTTAGACTTGTTGGAATCTGCAAGTGTTGTAAACTGTAAAGAGGTCGTGGTATCAGGCACAATATCTTCTTTAGTTTGAACAAAAAACTGCAACTGTTTTTGATAAATAGTCAAATCGTAGGCTAGCTGCTCTTTTTGAGTTTCAATTTCTTTGACTTTAGCCTTGGCACTAATTACTTCGATATTTCCGCTTTCGCCGGTCTTAAAACGCAGCTCTGCATTTTTTAGAAATAAAGCATAAATATTGAACAATTCGGTATTTAATTTTTGAATAGAAACGCCGTATAAATATTGATAGTAAGCTAATGTTACTGCCTTTTCAATTTCATAGGCAGACATGGCTTTTCGTTTTTCAGCCAATTTCACCAATTCTTCCTGCAATTGTCGGTTCGCTTTGGTGATTTTTCCGATTGGGAAATACTGCTGCACAGAAACATTGCTATCATAATCGACACTGTTAAACTGTCCGCCTTGGTACTGTATCTGCAAAGCATCGGGTTGAAAAGCAGTCTTTTTAAGGATCGTTTGTTTTTCTACTTCTTTATCGGCAATTTTTAAATTGATGTTATTAGATTTTGCTATTTCGATTGCTTTTTCCAATGTAACGGTCTGTTGGTTTTGAGCAAAAGAAAAACTGCTGATCAGTAGTAAAAAAACAGTTGCTATTGATTTTGTCATTTTTGCTTTTAGATTAATTTTTTTTTCAGACAATAAATAGAGTATAGGTAAAACAATTAACGTTAGTAAGGTTGCGGAGAATAAACCACCAATTACAACCGTCGCTAATGGTTTTTGAACTTCGGCACCACCGCTCGTAGATAATGCCATTGGCAAAAATCCTAAAGAAGCTACTGCTGCTGTCATTAAAACGGGACGTAATCTTGTTTTTGTTCCAATTAATACACGTTGCAGCGGATCAGTGATTCCTTCTGTTTTTAATTGATTGAAATAAGAAATCAAAACAATTCCGTTAAGAACTGCGATTCCAAACAGCGCGATAAAACCAATTCCTGCTGAAATACTAAAAGGCATACCACGCATCCATAAGGCAAATACACCACCGATGGCCGAAAGCGGAATCGCGGTAAAAATCAAAGCCGCTTGTTTGGTGCTTTTAAAAGTAAAATAAAGTAGCACTAAAATTAAGCTCAGTGCAATTGGTAAAGCAATAGAAAGACGTTTGTTGGCTTCGATAAGATTTTCAAATTGCCCTCCGTAAGTCACATAATATCCGGCAGGCAGTTTGAAGTTTTTATCCAGTTTTTGTTGAATTTCTTCTACAACACTTTTCACATCACGTCCACGAACATTCAGTCCAATGGTAATTCTGCGTTTACCGTCTTCGCGAATTACTTGTACAGGACCTTGTTCGTATTCTACAGTCGCCACTTGCGAAAGCGGTACCTGCTGTCCGTTTGGTAACGGAATAAACAGATTGCTCACATCAGCGATGTCGTTTCGATTGTCTTTGTTCATTCGAACTACAATATCAAATCGTCTGTTTTCTTCATAAATTTTACCGGCTGCTTCCCCTGCAAAAGAAGAGCGAAGTATCTTGTTTAAGTCTTCAATATTTAAACCATACAAGGCAATTTTATCGTAATCGTATTTAATGGTAATCTGAGGTAACCCACTTACTTTGTCGGCTTTTAGATCGCCGATACCTTCGATTTTATTGATTTTCTTAATTAGTTCATTGGCTTTTCTTTCCAGAACATCGAGGTTGTCACCAAATATTTTGATGGCAATATCGCTTCGGCTACCGGTCATTAATTCGTTGAAACGCATTTGTATCGGCTGTGAAACTTCGATGTTGGCTCCGGGGATTTTTTCCATTTCAGCTTTCATCAATTGAGCTAAATCTTGCCAGTTGTCGGCACTTGTCCATTCCTTTTTTTCCTTCAAAACAATAATCAAATCACCACTTTCTATTGGCATAGGGTCGGTTGGAATTTCACCACTACCGATCTTTGTAACGATGGTTTTAATCTCCGGAAATTTTGCCTTCAACATTTTTTCATATTCCGTTGTTGTTTTGATCATTTGTGATAAAGAACTTCCGGTCATAATTGTAGCATTAATGGCTAAATCGCCCTCTTCGATAGTAGGGATAAATTCTCCTCCCATGTTTTGAAAGATGATCAGAGAAAGAGCAAATAAGGCCACAGCAATACCTAAAACCGCTTTTTTAAAACGTAATGCTTTTTCTAAAAGCGGCGTATATAATTTTTCGAACCAAGCCATCATTCGGTCGCTGAAATTCGGTTTATGTTCTGTGCTTTTAGACAGGAATAAAGCACTCATCATAGGGACATAAGTCAGGGATAGAATAAAAGCTCCTATAACTGCAAAACCTACGGTCATAGCCATTGGTTTGAACATTTTTCCTTCAGTTCCGATCAAAGCTAAAATAGGCAGGTACACAATTAAGATAATAATCTCCCCAAAAGCAGCACTGTTTCTGATTTTTGAAGCCGAAGCATAAACTTCTTCATTCATTTCAGATTGTGTTAGCTCTCTTTTTTTCTTGAGTTTTTGCAAGTGGTGCATGGTGGCTTCGACAATAATTACGGCACCATCGACTATAATCCCAAAGTCGATTGCCCCAAGACTCATAAGGTTTCCGCTGACGCCAAATGCATTCATCAGAATTACAGCAAAAAGCATGGCCAAAGGAATCACAGAAGCGACGATTAATCCCGCACGAAGATTTCCTAAGAATAAGATCAATACAAAAATGACGATTAAAGCTCCTTCAAGTAGATTTTTAGTAACCGTTCCAATAGCATTATCAACCAATTTACTTCTGTCAATAAAAGCTTCGGCAACAACACCTTCAGGCAACATTTTGTTGATCTGAATCATTTTTTCTTTGACACGTTCCACAACAGCTTTCGAATTTTCTCCTTTAAGCATAAGGGTTAGTCCACCCACAATTTCACCTTTTCCGTCTTTGGTAGTGGCACCAAAACGAATCGCATTTCCGAGTTGCACGGTTGCGATATCGCGAATTAGAATAGGAGTTGCATTTCGGTTTTTAACCACAATATTTCCAATATCTTTAATTCCTGACGCCATTCCGACTCCACGAATGAAATAAGCAAATTCATCTTTTTCAATATAAGCACCACCTGTATTCTGATTGTTTTTTTCGAGCGCGTCAAAAATTTCTGTAATGGTAACGCCGGCACTATTCAATCGGTTGGGATCAACGGAAATTTCGTATTGTTTTACGCTTCCTCCCCAGGTGCTTACTTCGGCAACGCCTTTTACGCCTTGTAGTTGAGGTACAATAATCCAGTCCTGAATGGTTCTTAAGCTGGTTGCATTGTACTTGTCCTCATAGCCTTTTTTGGCATACACGTCATATTGGTAAATTTCACCAAGACCCGTTGAAACAGGAGCTAATTCGGGTGTTCCGGCATATTTAGGAATGATTTCCTCGGCTTGTTTAAGCCTTTGAAAAACTTGTTCACGTGCCCAATACGTATCGGCACCTTCTTCAAATACAACCGTAACAACTGATAGTCCAAAACGGGAAATACTTCGCAGTTCGATTACTTTTGGTATCGTTTTTACCGACTGTTCAAGTGGGTAGGTGATCAATTGTTCTACTTCTTGGCTTGCCAATGTTGGCGCTGTAGTGATAATCTGCACCTGATTGTTGGTAATATCAGGGAGAGCATCCAACGGTAGGTTTTTAAGGGAATAACTTCCCCAGGCTATAAGAATCAGGGTAATTAGAAGTATAATGAATTTATTCTTTATACTAAATTGTATAATGTTATCTAGCATTTTTTTGGATATAATGAATGAGAAATCAGACGAAATCGGCCTGTTTTTTTGTGGTAAGTCCACAACACATCTACCCGAAATTACTCGGGCTACATTATACTATCTGAGGCGGTTGCCAGATACTTCCGTAAAAATTAGAAGTAAGAATGGAATGGTAAGAGGATAAAGGTTTTTTAATAAGTAGTGTAGGCTTATTAAAAGAGAATGAAATAACAGGAGTTGTGCTTAGTATTTGCACAGCGCAACAATTACAGCTGCAAAATGGCGGACAAAGATCCGATCCTTTTTCGTGAGACTGATCATCAATTTGGCTTACTTTTTCTGTTGCAGGTGTAGTTGCATCAGTAGCTAGCGTATCTGCACAAGGCAAAGACGATAGCACGATTAAGTAAACTGATAATATGATATTAATCCATTTCACGGGGTAAAAATAAGGATAAAATTTTGATGGTTTATGAAAAAAATATATTTTTTGGCAGAAAAATAACATTTTTGTAGAATCTGTTTTTAACCGCAAAGTGCGCAAGGATTTACGCAAAGGACGCAAGGGCTTATGCAAGGGACGCAAAGACCTTTTACCTATGTGTCAGGCTGACCGAAGTCGAAGTCCCCTTTTGTTCAACGAGCCTTCGACTTCGCTCAGGGTGACAATTGTATGAAATAGTAAATGATTGTTGTTTTGTAAAAGTTGTTTAACCGCAAAGCACGCAAGGGCTTACGCAAGGACCGCAAAGACCTTTTTACCCTTGTGTCAGGCTGAGCGAAGTCGAAGCCCCCCTTTGTTCAACGAGCCTTCGACTTCGCTCAGGGTGACAATTGTATGAAATAGTAAATTGATTGTTGTTTTGTAAAAGTTGTTTAACCGCAAAACACGCAAGGGCCGCAAAGACCTTTTTACCCATCTGTCAGGCTGAGCGAAGCCGAAGCCCCCCTTTTTAAACCAATTCAAAAGACAATGTCTCGCTTTCCGTCCCATTAATAATAATCGATAGCTCATGAACTCCGATATGAAAAACACGAGTGGTGATTATTTTAAAAGATTGATTTCTCTCTACTTTAATTAATTCTTCCGGTGGATAGATTTTCTCGCTTATTTTAAAGACTTTTTTGGCTAAATGACCTTTTGCTTTTTTATAGTGAACGGCATATTCTAATCGAACCGTTTTTGGGGCTTTATTATTGTTTTTTAAATGAAATTGAAACTGTAAGTAGTCTCCGATTTTTACAACAGGAGTTTTGATTTCAAAACCGGTAAGTTCAATATTAGTGCTTTCTAAGCTGTAATGACTCAATATTTCAGGATGGCCTTGTTTGAGCAAAGTTCTGCAACCGTGTTTGATAATTCCGTCGGTTTCTTTGCTGATTCCTTTCCATTTGTTGGCAATTTCAAGGACGATCTGCGGATTGTCTTTGACAATGTCATTCAGGTTATTGGCTACACTTCTGCGTACATATTCGGAGGAGTCGTTTTTAAGATTTTCTAAAATAGGCAGTATAGAAACAGGGTCTTTTTTCAAGAACGGAATTGCCATTGCCCAAGGTAATCTCGAACGACTTCCTTCGCTGGCCAATCGTCTGACATGATGATTTTCATGCAAAGACCATTTCACCATTTCAGCAATCATTTTTTCTTTGTATTTTAAAATAAAAGGACGAACGGCAAATTCACAACTAATGAATTGAGTGATGGAAACAAAGGCTTTCGTCGAAGTTTCAAAATCCTCCAAACCGTAAA is a window from the Flavobacterium cupriresistens genome containing:
- a CDS encoding efflux RND transporter periplasmic adaptor subunit, producing the protein MKNIKNTTKRFTLLFVPVAFLLMLILLLTSCNEKKTEEVQEDEKLENEVMLTAAQFKTVGIQFGMVENRNLNTIIKANGYTTVPPQNSAKIATLLGGTVKDILVLEGTYVNKGKVLATIQNLEVVEMLEEYKSATANIEYLQLEYNRQKTLADENVNPRKTFQEVKAKLAVERARAQAAKNKLLALNISPNSNNALIPILSPISGYVGKISIAKGAFAETGIPLFEVVDNSQMHLDLNVYEKDLGSISIGQEVDFILTNQSNKSIKGKIFGINKSFSNESKTVAVHAKINPDDAKGLISGMYVSANINLNSATVPALPKASIVKNGDKYFIFIQEEEHAEKGGKHDSKEEAEEIHFKAIEVIPGTTDMGYTEIKFVTSIPNTSKIVTQGAFYLLSAQKGGGEHTH
- a CDS encoding CusA/CzcA family heavy metal efflux RND transporter — protein: MLDNIIQFSIKNKFIILLITLILIAWGSYSLKNLPLDALPDITNNQVQIITTAPTLASQEVEQLITYPLEQSVKTIPKVIELRSISRFGLSVVTVVFEEGADTYWAREQVFQRLKQAEEIIPKYAGTPELAPVSTGLGEIYQYDVYAKKGYEDKYNATSLRTIQDWIIVPQLQGVKGVAEVSTWGGSVKQYEISVDPNRLNSAGVTITEIFDALEKNNQNTGGAYIEKDEFAYFIRGVGMASGIKDIGNIVVKNRNATPILIRDIATVQLGNAIRFGATTKDGKGEIVGGLTLMLKGENSKAVVERVKEKMIQINKMLPEGVVAEAFIDRSKLVDNAIGTVTKNLLEGALIVIFVLILFLGNLRAGLIVASVIPLAMLFAVILMNAFGVSGNLMSLGAIDFGIIVDGAVIIVEATMHHLQKLKKKRELTQSEMNEEVYASASKIRNSAAFGEIIILIVYLPILALIGTEGKMFKPMAMTVGFAVIGAFILSLTYVPMMSALFLSKSTEHKPNFSDRMMAWFEKLYTPLLEKALRFKKAVLGIAVALFALSLIIFQNMGGEFIPTIEEGDLAINATIMTGSSLSQMIKTTTEYEKMLKAKFPEIKTIVTKIGSGEIPTDPMPIESGDLIIVLKEKKEWTSADNWQDLAQLMKAEMEKIPGANIEVSQPIQMRFNELMTGSRSDIAIKIFGDNLDVLERKANELIKKINKIEGIGDLKADKVSGLPQITIKYDYDKIALYGLNIEDLNKILRSSFAGEAAGKIYEENRRFDIVVRMNKDNRNDIADVSNLFIPLPNGQQVPLSQVATVEYEQGPVQVIREDGKRRITIGLNVRGRDVKSVVEEIQQKLDKNFKLPAGYYVTYGGQFENLIEANKRLSIALPIALSLILVLLYFTFKSTKQAALIFTAIPLSAIGGVFALWMRGMPFSISAGIGFIALFGIAVLNGIVLISYFNQLKTEGITDPLQRVLIGTKTRLRPVLMTAAVASLGFLPMALSTSGGAEVQKPLATVVIGGLFSATLLTLIVLPILYLLSEKKINLKAKMTKSIATVFLLLISSFSFAQNQQTVTLEKAIEIAKSNNINLKIADKEVEKQTILKKTAFQPDALQIQYQGGQFNSVDYDSNVSVQQYFPIGKITKANRQLQEELVKLAEKRKAMSAYEIEKAVTLAYYQYLYGVSIQKLNTELFNIYALFLKNAELRFKTGESGNIEVISAKAKVKEIETQKEQLAYDLTIYQKQLQFFVQTKEDIVPDTTTSLQFTTLADSNKSKVENLMTEYYQQQISVYQKEANTYKALRTPKLGLGYFAQTIDTKSLFQGFTAGLQIPLFGGVNTARAKAAAINITQSELELEKNKFSLELQIQELNNDFEKQQKGLSYYQKEGLQYAEQIITTAQKSYSNGDMSYWTYISFLNQAIDIKKQYAETLNMYNQSAIRLQFPSISNN
- a CDS encoding DUF6660 family protein; translated protein: MKWINIILSVYLIVLSSLPCADTLATDATTPATEKVSQIDDQSHEKGSDLCPPFCSCNCCAVQILSTTPVISFSFNKPTLLIKKPLSSYHSILTSNFYGSIWQPPQIV
- a CDS encoding DNA alkylation repair protein, coding for MGLIKDIYSVAFYEKFSQAVAEVHPAFDKQKFIATIYEGDFAQKEWKERMKHTTIVFHQFMPENLAEAVALIDKIIENLKKNKFTDGNLAFIFFADYIEVYGLEDFETSTKAFVSITQFISCEFAVRPFILKYKEKMIAEMVKWSLHENHHVRRLASEGSRSRLPWAMAIPFLKKDPVSILPILENLKNDSSEYVRRSVANNLNDIVKDNPQIVLEIANKWKGISKETDGIIKHGCRTLLKQGHPEILSHYSLESTNIELTGFEIKTPVVKIGDYLQFQFHLKNNNKAPKTVRLEYAVHYKKAKGHLAKKVFKISEKIYPPEELIKVERNQSFKIITTRVFHIGVHELSIIINGTESETLSFELV